From the genome of Papaver somniferum cultivar HN1 chromosome 2, ASM357369v1, whole genome shotgun sequence, one region includes:
- the LOC113352172 gene encoding uncharacterized protein LOC113352172: MGIDPYKVTQEEFMQHEDVGHGGTEQEPTEHEEEELQLVETEQQGDGSNEHEEEETEKETEQEKEKHDVETSFHEECDDVDAKAACDDVTAKVNEETPANVGDGLVMTAPTQPTPGTFGDSSASTQFEDSMVISATTPQLGTNPYDMPNVEVSEMIDEIVSDINKTEHGPAVTENAEPTSTATTHDNFFSLGIDKTPRHVGELLKEAAKTIRENQPAFMQERVLRNRKIPTQDLKQYQRNSKRVRRDLMKKKWPQYQKWKKKE; encoded by the exons ATGGGTATTGATCCTTACAAAGTGACCCAGGAAGAGTTTATGCAACATGAAGATGTTGgacatggaggtactgagcaAGAACctactgagcatgaagaagaagagttacagTTAGTTGAGACTGAGCAACAAGGAGATGGAAGTAatgagcatgaagaagaagagaccgAGAAAGAGACtgagcaagagaaagagaaacaTGACGTGGAAACTTCCTTCCATGAAGAAT GTGATGATGTAGATGCAAAAGCCGCATGTGATGATGTAACTGCAAAAGTAAATGAGGAAACACCTGCAAATGTTGGTGACGGTTTGGTTATGACTGCTCCAACTCAGCCAACTCCTGGAACTTTTGGGGACAGTTCTGCTTCAACACAGTTTGAGGACTCCATGGTGATAAGTGCTACAACACCGCAACTAGGAACTAACCCTTATGATATGCCGAATGTTGAAGTGAGCGAAATGATAGATGAGATCGTCAGCGACATTAACAAAACTGAACATGGACCTGCAGTGACGGAGAATGCAGAACCTACCTCAACTG CTACAACACACGATAACTTTTTTAGCCTTGGAATAGATAAAACTCCAAGACATGTAGGAGAGTTACTGAAGGAAGCTGCGAAgacaataagagaaaaccaaccaGCATTCATGCAAGAACGTGTGCTGAGGAATAGAAAAATTCCAACACAAGATCTGAAACAATatcaaagaaattcaaagagGGTTAGAAGAGatctaatgaagaagaaatggccgCAGTACCAGAAGTGGAAAAAGAAAGAATAG